The nucleotide sequence GCCAACATAAATGTTTCctgaagaaacaaaaaaaacaaactCACGGGGGTCAGCGACGCGCGCGCGCGTCGCGTCCAAGCACGCGCACCGGCGCACCGCCCCGCCACGACCGCCACCGTCCCGCGCGCCGTGCGTCACGGCTACATAAGGGGCGTGGACCTGCCCGCAGGCACGGACGCGCCCCGTCACGTAGTAATGACGGAAAGGATGGATCGCCGCCGCGGGAGCGCGCTGCGGAAGCGGCCGCCGGCGATAGACGCGACGCGCGCCGAGTCGGAGACGGGCGAGGGCCGCGAGGAGCCGGTGAGCCCGACGGGGCGGCTGTTCCGGGAGCCGCACTTCAGCTGCTACATCGTGTCCGTGTTCGGCCTCGGCGCGCGGGTCGACCTGGCCGCCGTCCGGGCCGGGCTCGAGGCCACCCTTGCGCGCCACCCCCGCTTCTGCAGCATCCAGGTACGCACGCGTGCTCCCGCCATCGTTCCGTTTCCGTCTTGATTCATTCTTGGACCACCATGGTTTTGATGTGCCGTGCGTAGAATGATCGTGTTGCACCAGCGTTCACTTGGAGATTAGAGTACAGACTACCGAATGTGTACTGTTCCTCGTTCCCAAGTACCATTGCTGCTTCAGCCGACCCAATCACTGGGTGTGTACAGGAGAAAGCGAGTGCTAACAGCTAGCACTAATGAGCTAGCGTTCTTGGTTGAACTTTTCCTGTTGGTTCGGAAGTTCGGTAGTGAGCTTTCGAGATACAGTTGCCGAGTTGGGCTCATCGGTAATAAGTTGTGATAGTTCAGTGTATTAATTGGTCCTGCAATCTGCAGTAATGTCATGTGTTCCGTGTGCCTTAAGAAACCTCTCTCTGCCGTCCGAACCGCATGATGTGATTTCTGATTCTGTACATCGACTGATCGATCCAAAATGATCCAATCAAGTACTACGAGCTTGGCAGCCTCCCATTCGTTCGCGCCTAGTTCAATCACTGCATCTGATTAACGTGTCGTGAGATTAACCAAACCAAACCTCATTTCTGAGCTTGGCAGgcttccaaaatagatgacccaaaaGAAACACAAAAATTCAGTACTCTTCTTACGCATGGCATGCCGTGCGTGCAGGTGATGGACGAGCTGGAGGAGGACGCGAGGCCCAAGTGGGTCCGGACCACGGTGGACCTCGACGACCACGTCGTCGTCCCGGACCTGGAGCCCACCGGCACGTCGGCAGACCCAGACAGGGCCCTGGAGAGCTACGTGTCGTCTCTGTCCACGCGCCCCATGGACCACTCCCGCCCGCTCTGGGAGCTGCACGTCCTCGACTTCCCCAcctccgacgccgacgccgccgtcgTGCTCCGCGTGCACCACTCCGTCGGCGACGGCGTCTCGCTCCTGTCCCTCTTCATCGCCTGCACCCGCCGCGCCGCGGACCCGGACGCGCTGCCGGAGctgccggccaccgccgccccccGTCGCTCTGGCCCCGTGTACGCCCTGCCTTCGGGCCCGCTGCTCGCGCCGTCGTCATGGGGCGCCCTGGCGGCCCTCGCCGCGTGGGTCGTGTCGCTGCTCCTGCTCGCGTGGCACACGCTGGTGGACATTCTGTGCTTCTCCGCGACGGCGACGTCGATGCTGCGCGACCCGCCCACGCTGTTCAAGGGCGCGGAGGGCGTGGAGTTCCGGCCCAAGCGCTTCGTGAACCGCACGCTCAGCCTCGACGACGTCAAGTACGTCAAGAACACCATGAACTGCGTACGTGGATCCTCAAATCCCGGCTACACATTCGATTGTGAGTTCTTTTCCTCTGAAAGATGAGTTATGTGATCGATTAACTTGCTGGATTGCGATCCCTCTCTGCAGACGGTGAACGATGTGCTGCTTGGGGTGACCTCTGCGGCATTGTCTCGGTTTTATTTTCGGAAAACAGGTGAGGGCGAGCTCAAGTAATTTTACCTAGTTGtcttgttgatattttttaattaaCCAGACTTAAAATAATTTCAGGAGAAAGTGGTAGAAAGAGCATCAAGGTGCGGTCCACTCTTCTTGTGAACCTGAGGAAGACGCCCGGTCTACATGTAAGCGCGGCGGCGAgcactagggatggcaatgggtagggtatgggcgggtacaacctccttctacccaaacccatacccatagaaACTTTTTATACCCACCCACTTCAGTACCCCTAGGTATAAACTGACACCCATGCCCATATccatcgggtatcctatacccaatgggtatccattGGGTACAATATATAGCATTCAAATTATTAAGAAGTAGAGAAATGAGTTCAAAATTCAAGTGATCATGGTAGAGTAGTATAGCACGTATGTGGCCTCCTCCAGTGGGTGGCCACTTGGAGGCATCAGGGAAGTATGAGCAGCGGTTGGTGGAAGGCCGACACAGTGGAAGGCGGTGGTGGGAATTGGGGATCACTGGATCGAGTGTTCGACAAGAGTCTGGTAGCGAAGAGTCAATATTTCATCTTTTTGAGGAGTCACATAGGACGTATGAGGAATGACGAGCAGGTGATTATGAGCCTATGAGCTATGACTTGTTTAAGGAATACGAGATTTAGGGTTGGACCATATGAGTTGGATGTTAACCCCACATGTTATAGGAGTTATTTCCATTTATTAATTTTGTCTGGGTATTCATTGGGTTACCCATAGACACAATTTcttacccatgccctacccatatattttgcgggtatgggtacccattacccgtggGTAGAAAATCTTTTCAAGTCTTGCCCATACCCAttgttttcgggtagggtacccaCGAGTACCCATACCCATGGACAGAAATGCCATCCGTAGCCCATCCATGTCCTCACTGATAATTTGTGCTTAGTCGTCCATGTCCACCTCATTGATTAATGTGTGTTGCGGCGGCGTAGGCACTGGCTACGATGATGCAGTCCGGCAAGGACAACGGCGCCGAGTGGGGGAATCGGCTTGGCTACATGATACTCCCGTTCCACATAGCCATGCACGACGACGACCCTCTCGAGTACGTCCGGAAGGCCACCAAGGTCGCGCGCAGGAAGAAGAGCTCCATGGAATCGATCTTCACCTACTGGAGTGCGTCCATGATCATGAAAATCTTTGGAATCAAGGTGCGAATACGCAGTGTTGATCCATCGTATACATTCTTACAATGATCAAGGTGTGAATCAAGGGCTCAAGGCTAAGCCGCTAACTGAACATTCTACAGGCAGCAGCTTCTCTGTGCTACGGCATGATGAGGAACACCACCCTGTCCTTCTCCAACATGGCCGGTCCAACCGAGCAGGTGGTGTTCTACGGCCACCCGATTGTCTACATTGCCCCCAGCGTCTATGGCCACCCACATGTAAGTTGTTCTCAGGCTTGACGACAGAGTTCACTGTTTTCCGGATTagagctcctttgattcaaaggaattctatAGGAATTCCGGAGGATTGAAATCCTTTGAAATTTTTCCTAAGTttgtcctttgattcataggattgaatcccataggaatttttccaatggaatcttttgtactacatttcattgGAAATCTAACATCCGCTCCAACCTCTTTTTACAGTTTCTTTGTTTTTCCCGTGAAATCAAACACTCCTTgataatcctataggattcaagtgggcatgacACTTCAATCCTATACTTTTTCTATTCCCATGTTTTTGAAaacctgtgaatcaaagaggcccttaattTGCTGGCTTGGTTAAATGTCTTCAGTTATTTCATGGAATACCACGGGTCGCTTAATTTTGTCCGGAAATGTGATGTCCGTCGACTATTAATCCTTTGGTTTGGCTTTGATGTGTACTACAGGCACTGACCATGCATTATCAGAGTTACATGAACATTATCAAGCTAGTACTAGCAGTAGAGGAGGAACAGTTTCCGGATGCTCATGAGCTTCTGGATGACTTTGCCGTGTCTCTCAAGCTCATTCGGGAGGCAGCTTCAGCAAAAAACACAAGACACACATAAGGATGTTGCTCAGTAGAATGTACTCCCTTCATACCTAAATATAAGTCGTTTTGGTAGGCTAAACTAGCCTATAAAAAAAAATCCAAAGATTCTCGACGTAGCTAGTATTACAATGGCAGGGCTCGATCATAGATTTTCTTCTTGATGTATTCTTCCATTGGTAAGGACTGACCATGGTATTTCCAAATATTCATGTATTGCTACAATTGCAGCGTTGTGGGGATCGACCATCTGTGATGAACATTACGTGTAAGAAACAGAGTTGGATGCTTTCTCTTCATGCAAAAAAACAAAGCTTATGTGTACAGACTATGAAGTAGTGCATCATTTGAAAATCCTGAAAACCCGAGAGATCGGATCTGAAGTAGATCGTGCAGAGGCCATTTCCCCCCTGTCTCCCCTCATCAGCATCGTCACCGGTGTGCCCACCCCCAAAGGGGGTGGGGCGTCTCCCGGTTGGTTCATACATGTCTTTTGGTTGTTTCATGGTGGTGTCATCTTAACCGCGTCATGTTTCTGGTTCGTGCAGTAGGAATTGTTTTTGTTTCGCGCCTGCGTAGCGTATTGTGTGTCCTAACAAGATCTACTTCTTCGTGAAACTTCTTGGTGCAAGGTGCAAGTCATGATGGAATAGGTTGGTTATGCTCGGTGAGTCATTAGGTGGGAGACACAACTGGGATCCTTGTCATTCTAAAATCTATTGTCGAAGCGTCAACCAACATGGATATAGAATAACGCCAACTATCTAAACGATGGAGAAAACATCTGCGCTTCTTAAGTGTTTTGACTTATCTTAACCCTGCCTCTTATTACTTATAGTTTTTAATCTTCCGATGTCTAGTACCATTGGTAGCTTCGCTTATTATTATTTTTGGGTTGTTTAGTCTTCTTTGTGTTTCTCTAAAAATTGCCAACCTTAAGGTTGGATAGAATTTTCAGAACTATTTATCTCACTTTAGTCCTTAAACCTCGATCCTGACAACGACCTATGCAATTGCTCACCATGGCCTAAACTGACATCGGGTTACTCAAGAGAAGGGTGTGGTACATCCTCCCATCTTATATGGGTCACCTTGTTTCGGAAGGGACAATCCCAAGGATACACACCTCTTGATCTGTGAATTCACGTCACTACAGGATAAACTCATAGTGTGATAGTACTAAATAATGGAGCTCTAGAAGTATGTTGGTTCTACATGCGTCTATCAAATATTTTGTTAGCCAAAATTTTAGTTGACAATTTGATTGCTCATGAATTGACCAACATAAGCAAGAAGAATGAACTAGAATGGCTAGAGAGACACCTGCATGCCAAATACTAGCAACCATGCAAATAGTGTAGACTTGACCAAAAAATGGTAGAGTAAGTTTTGGTAATCATCCAAACATACTCTTAGAGAAGTAGGAGTGGAAAACAGAGATGGATTAGATCTCAAATGATTGGCTTGGATGATTGGATTACAAATCCCTTTCAAATCAGCTCaaggaggtgtgtgtgtgtggggggggggtctctcTCTCGGACCAGATGATATGAGTGGAGTTTGCTTCGAGTGAACATGTGGGATAGGTGGGGTTATAAATAGACTGGACCAGGAATCTGACCGTTATAACTTATTAACAAGGCTTGGAAGCTCCAAAGTGACCATCTCAGAGGCTCCGGCATGTACAAAACTGGAAAATTTCAGATCGCTTGGCCAGACTGAACGGATGGCATTCGAAGGCTCGGAGCAAACTACCGTGGGAGAGGCACACTCTTTgtaagtgatacatctccaatatatctataatttttgaagcattcatgctatGTTAACATCAATTATATAtgattttggtgcacttttatattattttttggactaacctattaatctagtgtCCAGtgctagattcgatcgtcggtatctcaatacctagttcaatctcgttactggcaagtctctttactcgttctgtaatgcatcatcctgcaactaactcattagttacaatgcttgcaaggcttatagtgatgtgcatcaccgagtgggcccagagatacctcttcaacaatcggagtgacaaatcctaatcttgatctatgtcaactcaacaagtaccatcggagacacctgtagagcacctttataatcacccagttatgttgtgacgtttgttagcacacaaagtgttcctccggtattcgggagttacataatctcatagtcatagtaatatgtataagtcatgaagaaagcaatagcagtaaactaaacgatcaagtgctaagctaacagaatgggtcaagtcaatcacatcattctcctaattatgtgatctcgttaatcaaatgacaactcatgtctatggttaggaaacttaaccatctttgactaatgagctagttaagtagaggcatactagtgacactctgtttgtctatgtattcacacatgtactaagtttctgattaatacaattctagcatgaataataaacatttatcatgatatgaggaaataaataataactttattattgcctcttgggcatatttccttcagtctcccgcttgcactagagtcaataatctagattacacagtaatgattctaacacccatggagccttggtgctgatcatgttttgctcgtgacagaggcttagtcaacgggtctgcaacattcagatccgtatgtatcttgcaaatctctatgtctcccacctagacttgatcgcggatggaattgaagcgtctcttgatgtgcttagttctcttgtgaaatctggattcctttgccaaggcaattgcaccagtattgtcacaaaagattttcattggacccgatgcactaggtatgacacctagatcggatatgaactccttcatccagactccttcatttgctgcttccgaagcagcaatatactccgcttcacacgtagatcccaccatgacactttgtttagaactgctccaactgacagctcaaccgttcaatataaacacgtatccggtttgcgatttagaatcgtctggatcagtgtcaaagcttgcatcaatgtaaccatttatgatgagctctttgtcacctccataaacgagaaacatatccttagtccttttcaggtatttcaagatgttcatgaccgctgtccagtgatccactcctggattactttggtacctccctgctaaactaatagcaaggcagacatcaggtctagtacacagcattgcatacatgatagagcctatggctgaagcatagggaacatctttcattttctctctatcttctgcagtggtcgggcattgagtctgactcaatttcacaccttgtaacacaggtaagaatcctttctttgcctgatccattgaacttcttcaaaactttgtcaaggtatgtgctttgtgaaagtccaattaagcatcttgatctatctctatagatcttgaggcccaatatgtaagcagcttcaccgaggtctttcattgaaaaactcttattcaagtatccttttatgctatccagaaattctatatcatttccaatcaacaatatgtcatccacatataatattagaaatgctatagagctcccactcactttcttgtaaatacaagcttctccaaaagtctgtataaaaccatatgctttgatcacactatcaaaacatgtattccaactccgagaggcttgcaccagtccataaatggatcgctggagcttgcacactttttagca is from Triticum aestivum cultivar Chinese Spring chromosome 3A, IWGSC CS RefSeq v2.1, whole genome shotgun sequence and encodes:
- the LOC123061867 gene encoding wax ester synthase/diacylglycerol acyltransferase 11, translated to MTERMDRRRGSALRKRPPAIDATRAESETGEGREEPVSPTGRLFREPHFSCYIVSVFGLGARVDLAAVRAGLEATLARHPRFCSIQVMDELEEDARPKWVRTTVDLDDHVVVPDLEPTGTSADPDRALESYVSSLSTRPMDHSRPLWELHVLDFPTSDADAAVVLRVHHSVGDGVSLLSLFIACTRRAADPDALPELPATAAPRRSGPVYALPSGPLLAPSSWGALAALAAWVVSLLLLAWHTLVDILCFSATATSMLRDPPTLFKGAEGVEFRPKRFVNRTLSLDDVKYVKNTMNCTVNDVLLGVTSAALSRFYFRKTGESGRKSIKVRSTLLVNLRKTPGLHALATMMQSGKDNGAEWGNRLGYMILPFHIAMHDDDPLEYVRKATKVARRKKSSMESIFTYWSASMIMKIFGIKAAASLCYGMMRNTTLSFSNMAGPTEQVVFYGHPIVYIAPSVYGHPHALTMHYQSYMNIIKLVLAVEEEQFPDAHELLDDFAVSLKLIREAASAKNTRHT